Proteins encoded by one window of Candidatus Methylomirabilota bacterium:
- a CDS encoding response regulator: protein MGDWAESGAAEVAMGQAVVHDSPLDGVSVLLVEDHELVREVISRLLVEFGAAVTAAGGVAEALEALERERPDVVLSDIKMADEDGYALIRRLRALPPDRGGQTPAAGLTGLITAEDRARVLRAGFQYYVAKPVDARTLVSIVAALAARNRTARGSAARAFHHRSGAGVGTRP, encoded by the coding sequence ATGGGCGACTGGGCCGAGTCTGGCGCGGCGGAGGTGGCCATGGGGCAAGCGGTCGTACATGATTCCCCGCTGGACGGGGTGAGTGTGCTGCTCGTGGAAGACCACGAGCTCGTGCGCGAGGTCATCAGCCGGCTCCTCGTGGAGTTCGGCGCGGCGGTGACCGCCGCGGGCGGGGTGGCGGAAGCGCTCGAAGCCTTGGAACGAGAGCGGCCCGATGTCGTGCTGTCGGATATCAAGATGGCCGACGAGGATGGCTACGCGCTGATCCGGAGGCTGCGCGCCTTGCCACCGGATCGCGGCGGGCAGACGCCGGCGGCAGGCCTCACCGGGCTGATCACCGCCGAGGATCGCGCCCGCGTGCTGCGGGCCGGGTTCCAGTACTACGTGGCGAAACCGGTGGACGCGCGGACCCTGGTGAGCATCGTCGCGGCGCTGGCGGCGAGGAACAGGACCGCGCGCGGGAGCGCCGCGCGCGCGTTTCATCACAGATCGGGCGCGGGAGTCGGGACCCGCCCGTGA
- a CDS encoding alpha/beta fold hydrolase — translation MRKGPRLALLLGALVLTSACSTPIGVVRGDRHTMYRSLTSSVLSKDELSAGSAQVLNRLGLTERFEQEPEAVLNELRGSGEVLSRDRLFALCELSFAVAERKHKPAYYLAAAVYAYAFLLPTDGAPSGIDPRVRLAADLYNLGLTLGLAGPEGDTVVLAAGWRPLPFGQLEMTVAPEEFLWGGYRFERFVAVGEFETRGLLNNYRQPGVGAPLAASLTPVGAGPTRVRGRIPPTVKVPVTAFLRIDNVMEGIASGSVRGRIELYPADEARTVTVDGHTVPLELAPSAALAYTLQDAPVWKTEFAAFLSAESSVFPGGLGIIHPYRPGRIPVVFVHGTASSPARWAPMLNELENDPVLRDRLQFWFFTYNTSNPILLSAKELRDALRRMLADVDPDGRDPALRQMVLIGHSQGGLLARLMVTDSGDRFWNNIAKEPLARLKMKEETRELVKSTMFFEPLPFVKQVIFICTPHRGSFRVTGLVLDVIRRLVTLPARVVKGMAELAEENPGLLATAMRAPTAVDNMLPGQQFIRTLSSSPIAPGVTTHSIIAVRGIGPPEGLGDGVVKYESAHLEGVASEKVVHSGHSAQDKPETIEEVRRILRAMVTAK, via the coding sequence GTGAGGAAGGGTCCCCGTCTCGCGCTCCTCCTCGGAGCGCTCGTGCTGACATCCGCGTGCAGCACCCCGATCGGCGTGGTGCGAGGGGATCGGCACACGATGTACCGCAGCCTCACCTCGAGCGTGCTCTCCAAGGACGAGCTGAGCGCGGGGAGCGCGCAGGTGCTCAACCGGCTCGGGTTGACCGAGCGCTTCGAGCAGGAGCCCGAGGCGGTGCTCAACGAGCTGCGCGGCTCGGGCGAGGTGCTCAGCCGGGATCGGCTCTTCGCGCTGTGCGAGCTGTCCTTCGCGGTCGCCGAGCGGAAGCACAAGCCGGCATACTACCTGGCCGCGGCCGTCTACGCCTATGCCTTCCTGCTGCCCACCGACGGCGCGCCGAGCGGGATCGACCCGCGGGTGCGCCTCGCCGCCGATCTCTACAACCTGGGCCTCACCCTGGGACTCGCCGGTCCCGAGGGCGACACCGTGGTGCTGGCCGCCGGGTGGCGGCCGCTGCCGTTCGGACAGCTCGAGATGACGGTCGCGCCGGAGGAGTTCCTCTGGGGCGGCTACCGCTTCGAGCGGTTCGTCGCGGTCGGGGAATTCGAGACCCGCGGCCTGCTGAACAACTACCGGCAGCCGGGGGTCGGAGCGCCCCTGGCCGCCTCGCTCACTCCGGTCGGGGCCGGCCCCACGCGGGTGCGCGGCCGCATCCCGCCGACGGTCAAGGTGCCGGTGACCGCGTTCCTTCGCATCGACAACGTCATGGAGGGCATCGCGAGCGGGTCGGTGCGCGGCCGGATCGAGCTGTATCCCGCCGACGAGGCGCGGACGGTCACCGTCGATGGACACACGGTGCCGCTCGAGCTGGCCCCGTCGGCGGCGCTGGCCTACACGCTGCAGGACGCGCCGGTCTGGAAGACCGAGTTCGCGGCGTTCCTCTCCGCGGAGAGCTCGGTCTTCCCCGGCGGGCTCGGGATCATACACCCCTACCGTCCGGGCCGGATCCCGGTGGTGTTCGTGCACGGCACCGCGTCCAGTCCCGCGCGCTGGGCGCCGATGCTGAACGAGCTGGAGAACGATCCGGTGCTGCGCGACCGTTTGCAGTTCTGGTTCTTCACCTACAACACGAGCAATCCCATCCTGCTCTCGGCCAAGGAGCTGCGGGACGCCCTGCGCAGGATGCTGGCCGACGTGGATCCCGACGGGCGCGACCCCGCGCTCCGCCAGATGGTGCTGATCGGACACAGCCAGGGCGGTCTGCTCGCCCGCCTCATGGTGACGGACAGCGGCGATCGCTTCTGGAACAACATCGCCAAGGAGCCCCTGGCGCGCCTCAAGATGAAGGAGGAGACCCGGGAGCTGGTGAAGAGCACGATGTTCTTCGAGCCCCTGCCGTTCGTGAAGCAGGTCATCTTCATCTGCACGCCGCATCGGGGCAGCTTCCGCGTGACCGGCCTCGTGCTCGACGTCATCCGGCGGCTCGTGACGTTGCCGGCGCGGGTGGTGAAGGGCATGGCCGAGCTCGCCGAGGAGAACCCGGGGCTGCTCGCAACCGCCATGCGAGCGCCGACCGCGGTGGACAACATGCTGCCGGGCCAGCAGTTCATCCGCACGCTGTCCAGCAGCCCGATCGCGCCCGGGGTGACGACGCACTCGATCATCGCGGTGCGCGGCATCGGCCCGCCCGAGGGGCTCGGCGACGGGGTGGTGAAGTACGAGAGCGCGCACCTGGAGGGAGTGGCCTCGGAGAAGGTCGTGCACTCCGGGCACTCGGCGCAGGACAAGCCGGAGACGATCGAGGAAGTGCGCCGGATTCTCCGCGCGATGGTCACCGCCAAGTAG
- a CDS encoding response regulator transcription factor: protein MARPPSALLTIVVVDDQFDFRLIVRALLRGVADLATIVGEAADGDEALALVRRTRPDILISDVIMPGLNGVELARRVRAELPQTRTILMSSHVDDAYRLMASDSGADVFINKHVITSSLLPAVRDLISRSGGAGGSGRPNGGGTSSSSMAPPK, encoded by the coding sequence GTGGCCCGCCCGCCCTCGGCCTTGCTGACGATCGTCGTCGTCGACGACCAGTTCGATTTCCGTCTGATCGTCCGAGCCCTGCTGCGCGGCGTGGCCGATCTGGCCACCATCGTCGGCGAGGCCGCCGACGGGGACGAAGCGCTGGCGTTGGTGCGGCGCACCCGGCCCGACATCCTGATCTCCGACGTCATCATGCCGGGTCTGAACGGCGTCGAGCTCGCGCGGCGGGTCCGCGCCGAGCTGCCGCAGACGCGCACCATCCTGATGAGCTCGCACGTGGACGACGCGTACCGCCTCATGGCCTCGGACAGCGGAGCCGACGTGTTCATCAACAAGCACGTGATCACGAGCAGCCTGTTGCCCGCCGTGCGAGACCTGATCTCGCGATCCGGCGGAGCGGGCGGCAGCGGCCGGCCGAACGGCGGCGGCACGTCATCATCGTCGATGGCGCCCCCGAAGTAA
- a CDS encoding serine hydrolase, whose protein sequence is MKPSLAIAALLAVAIIPVLAPAPAADDLLARAKALELNTPYVPPPGDPLEHQASGYAKVMCSAVFITGLTPEFATENVGFFTAPGSVRAALGPPVIDRAARAVHVTLPNGVKRTARYLGDQGCVTLPVGKDAPAFRPVRVKSRLADPATQPWPMGDVLPKEPWPAGLDAARIKQAVDAAFEPDGMTAAFVVTWKGRVIGERYGDGITPRTPLEGWSMGKSIIATLMGVLIKQGVYDLWQPAPIPEWQGPGDPRAKIRIADLLRMSSGLRIRAPADPDYDPSGPYPDHTYLYTGSVDAFRYAATRPLQWPPNTVGRYRNTDPVLVSYLVRLGVEKRGEEYLSFPQRALFDKIGIRTMVLETDPYGNFLTQGYELGSGRDWARLANLYLQDGVWNGERLLPEGYVKFVSTPAPAWVADQRPVYGGFFWINGDGGWPVPRDAYYMAGSGGQTTLIIPSHDLVVVRLGHYRGGGPGTSSFAKALSLLVDAVPKRT, encoded by the coding sequence TTGAAGCCATCGCTGGCGATCGCGGCCCTCCTCGCCGTGGCGATCATCCCGGTGCTCGCGCCGGCGCCGGCCGCCGACGACCTCCTCGCGCGCGCCAAGGCCCTCGAGCTCAACACGCCATACGTGCCTCCCCCGGGCGATCCGCTGGAGCACCAGGCCTCCGGGTACGCCAAGGTCATGTGCTCGGCGGTGTTCATCACCGGTCTCACGCCCGAGTTCGCGACCGAGAACGTGGGATTCTTCACGGCCCCCGGCTCGGTCCGCGCGGCGCTCGGCCCGCCGGTGATCGATCGCGCGGCCCGTGCGGTGCACGTCACGCTGCCGAACGGCGTCAAGCGCACCGCGCGGTATCTCGGCGACCAGGGATGCGTGACGCTGCCGGTGGGCAAGGACGCGCCGGCCTTCAGGCCGGTGCGCGTGAAGAGCCGTCTGGCCGACCCCGCGACGCAGCCGTGGCCCATGGGCGATGTGCTGCCGAAGGAGCCGTGGCCCGCCGGGCTCGACGCGGCCCGGATCAAGCAGGCGGTGGACGCGGCGTTCGAGCCGGACGGGATGACCGCCGCGTTCGTGGTCACGTGGAAGGGGCGGGTGATCGGCGAGCGGTACGGCGACGGCATCACGCCGCGCACGCCGCTCGAGGGCTGGTCGATGGGCAAGAGCATCATCGCCACCCTGATGGGCGTGCTGATCAAGCAGGGCGTCTACGACCTGTGGCAGCCGGCGCCCATTCCCGAGTGGCAGGGCCCGGGCGATCCGCGCGCGAAGATCCGCATCGCCGACCTGCTCCGGATGTCGAGCGGGCTCCGGATCCGGGCGCCCGCGGATCCCGACTACGATCCGTCGGGGCCCTATCCCGATCACACCTACCTCTACACTGGCAGCGTCGACGCCTTCCGCTACGCGGCGACGCGGCCGCTGCAGTGGCCGCCCAACACGGTCGGACGCTACCGCAACACCGATCCCGTGCTGGTGAGCTACCTCGTCCGGCTTGGGGTGGAGAAGCGCGGGGAAGAATATCTCTCATTTCCGCAGCGCGCGCTGTTCGACAAGATCGGGATCCGGACGATGGTGCTCGAGACGGATCCCTACGGCAACTTCCTCACCCAGGGCTACGAGCTGGGCTCCGGGCGGGACTGGGCGCGGCTGGCCAATCTCTATCTTCAGGATGGCGTGTGGAACGGCGAGCGCCTCCTGCCCGAGGGCTACGTGAAGTTCGTCAGCACGCCGGCCCCCGCGTGGGTGGCCGATCAGCGTCCGGTGTACGGCGGCTTCTTCTGGATCAACGGCGACGGCGGCTGGCCGGTGCCCCGGGACGCGTACTACATGGCGGGCTCGGGAGGCCAGACCACCTTGATCATTCCCTCGCACGACCTCGTGGTGGTGCGGCTGGGCCACTACCGCGGCGGCGGCCCCGGGACGTCCAGCTTCGCGAAGGCGCTCTCGCTCCTCGTGGACGCGGTGCCGAAGCGCACCTGA
- a CDS encoding trypsin-like peptidase domain-containing protein — MRTAWPVVLAVVTAAWIPGSAEAQTPGEVFRKVTPSVVVIRAKGSEVTAAGQTRFNETGSGVLISTDGKIMTAAHVVHSMNEITVEFLGGESLPARVVASEPAADLSLIQIDRVPTTARVARMANSDTVKVGDPVYIVGAPYGLSYSLSAGLISARWAPNTVYKTMPMAEFFQTDATINTGNSGGPMFNAAGDVIGIVSHNISKSGGSEGLGFVVTMKTAQELLLAKKSFWGGLEGQFLTDDLADLLNVPNNMSGYLVKSVAKDSPGENAGLRGGTRVVTIDGQQMVLGGDIILSVEGIAATNAANMAKVRDHLAALKSGQEIKAMVLRAGRVIELTGKAP; from the coding sequence ATGCGCACAGCGTGGCCGGTGGTGCTGGCGGTGGTGACGGCGGCGTGGATTCCCGGAAGCGCCGAGGCGCAGACGCCCGGCGAGGTCTTCCGCAAGGTCACCCCCTCGGTGGTGGTGATCCGGGCCAAGGGCAGCGAGGTGACTGCCGCCGGTCAGACCCGCTTCAACGAGACGGGCTCGGGCGTGCTGATCTCGACCGACGGCAAGATCATGACCGCGGCCCACGTCGTGCACTCCATGAACGAGATCACCGTCGAGTTCCTGGGCGGCGAGTCGTTGCCGGCCCGCGTGGTCGCGTCGGAGCCGGCCGCCGATCTCTCGCTGATCCAGATCGATCGGGTGCCGACGACCGCGCGCGTGGCCAGGATGGCCAACTCGGACACGGTCAAGGTGGGTGATCCGGTCTACATCGTGGGCGCGCCCTACGGGCTCAGCTACTCGCTGAGCGCCGGGCTCATCAGCGCGCGGTGGGCGCCGAACACGGTCTACAAGACCATGCCGATGGCCGAGTTCTTCCAGACCGACGCCACCATCAACACCGGCAACTCCGGCGGGCCGATGTTCAACGCGGCGGGCGACGTCATCGGCATCGTGAGCCACAACATCTCGAAGTCCGGCGGCAGCGAGGGCCTGGGCTTCGTCGTCACCATGAAGACCGCGCAGGAGCTGCTGCTCGCCAAGAAGTCGTTCTGGGGCGGCCTCGAGGGCCAGTTCCTCACCGACGATCTGGCCGACCTGCTCAACGTGCCGAACAACATGAGCGGCTACCTGGTGAAGAGCGTGGCCAAGGACTCGCCGGGCGAGAACGCGGGACTGCGAGGCGGCACCCGCGTGGTGACGATCGACGGCCAGCAGATGGTGCTGGGCGGCGACATCATCCTGTCCGTCGAGGGCATCGCCGCGACCAACGCGGCCAACATGGCGAAGGTCCGCGATCACCTCGCCGCGCTCAAGTCCGGGCAGGAGATCAAGGCGATGGTGCTGCGCGCCGGTCGCGTGATCGAGCTGACCGGGAAGGCGCCTTGA
- a CDS encoding pitrilysin family protein, producing the protein MLRRSRGAASALAAALLLAGCTMTSPMAGGPAATTGDGASPRPVTEVLSNGLTLVTQEQRSSDIVAVYLWVGTGVRFETPDGLGYAHFQEHMLFKGTDTFGPGYIDRTVEGQGGRSNAFTSFDYTTFQILVPSEGTRKAFELLEAMAFRSAFEPKEIDAERQVIFEESRIETDTPKSAIIRQLYGLVFPDHPYGRPVLGTPQTMSAANQAKLKAFNTQYYTPENMVLVVVGPIDAKQARTLADATFGRRPKTSYAPSPTPSLAPLKGIVCKTVDRPEQQAQLALGWQAPSLSNPDSFALDLVATILGGSESARLQRTLRDGERLVSGINVANASMSLSGIFYVHAQLEPADVEKVKARILEELGRLETEGPTEEERQLAVTRAESEHAFSYETAGGVATAYGTAQLNGTLEDELRYVDRLRAVTRDQIRDVARKYLPLTDYACIAFAPGNK; encoded by the coding sequence ATGCTGAGACGCTCCCGCGGCGCCGCTTCCGCTCTGGCCGCGGCCTTGCTGCTCGCCGGCTGCACGATGACGTCGCCGATGGCGGGAGGCCCCGCCGCCACGACGGGCGACGGAGCCTCCCCGCGGCCGGTGACCGAGGTCCTCTCCAACGGGCTCACCCTGGTGACGCAGGAGCAGCGCTCCTCGGACATCGTCGCGGTCTACCTCTGGGTCGGCACCGGGGTGCGCTTCGAGACGCCCGACGGGCTGGGCTACGCCCACTTCCAGGAGCACATGCTGTTCAAGGGCACCGACACCTTCGGTCCCGGCTACATCGACCGGACGGTCGAGGGCCAGGGCGGCCGCAGCAACGCCTTCACCTCGTTCGACTACACCACCTTCCAGATCCTGGTGCCGAGCGAGGGCACGCGGAAGGCCTTCGAGCTGCTCGAGGCCATGGCCTTCCGCTCCGCCTTCGAGCCCAAGGAGATCGACGCCGAGCGCCAGGTCATCTTCGAGGAGTCGCGTATCGAGACCGACACCCCCAAGTCGGCCATCATCCGCCAGCTCTACGGCCTGGTCTTCCCGGATCATCCCTATGGCCGTCCCGTGCTCGGCACGCCGCAGACCATGAGCGCGGCGAACCAGGCCAAGCTCAAGGCGTTCAACACGCAGTACTACACGCCGGAGAACATGGTGCTCGTGGTGGTGGGGCCCATCGACGCCAAGCAGGCCCGGACCCTCGCTGACGCGACCTTCGGCAGGCGGCCCAAGACCAGCTACGCCCCGTCTCCCACCCCGTCGCTGGCGCCGCTCAAGGGCATCGTCTGCAAGACGGTGGATCGGCCCGAGCAGCAGGCGCAGCTCGCGCTGGGCTGGCAGGCGCCGAGCCTCTCCAACCCCGACAGCTTCGCCCTGGACCTGGTCGCGACCATCCTCGGGGGCAGCGAGAGCGCGCGGCTGCAGCGGACGCTGCGCGACGGCGAGCGGCTCGTCTCCGGCATCAACGTGGCCAACGCCTCGATGTCCCTCAGCGGCATCTTCTACGTGCACGCGCAGCTCGAGCCCGCCGACGTGGAGAAGGTCAAGGCGCGCATCCTCGAGGAGCTGGGCCGGCTGGAAACCGAGGGCCCGACCGAGGAGGAGCGGCAGCTCGCGGTCACCCGGGCCGAGTCCGAACATGCCTTCTCCTACGAGACCGCCGGCGGGGTGGCCACCGCCTACGGCACCGCGCAGCTCAACGGCACCCTGGAAGACGAGCTGCGCTACGTGGACCGCCTCCGCGCGGTCACCCGCGACCAGATCCGCGACGTGGCCCGCAAGTACCTGCCCCTCACCGACTACGCGTGCATAGCCTTCGCGCCGGGGAACAAGTGA
- a CDS encoding pitrilysin family protein — protein sequence MRAQQTSWRVGASLALLALVVPSTAVPQSTAVSRTRLPYGLTVVVRENHESPVVAYSLMARMGTRTETPDNAGISNLLQQMMVRGTSTMTGEQIAEAADRMGGSIDAYGEADYSEIAATALSRHWQEMLALVGDCALNPTLPEGTLQAVRSFMVRQIRNRGDKPFDVAADRMRLDLFGTNPYAWDPLGRRESVEKIDRDALVAYYRHFYVPGHLVLAVSGDVKASEVIVEAQRIFGLLKPVKADLPPAPAPPPMAASREVLTVPGAQAQIFMGTLAPPLTDPDHPPLKVLTALLGGGMASRFFSELRDQQALAYSTAALYPSRIDRTGFVAILGTAPDNVPKAEAALAAQLERARSQLATEEEIAVARAYVLGSQAMDRQTNARQAWYLAFYETAGVGHEFLDHYASAVKKVTPADVQRVARKYATTVRTVIVKPN from the coding sequence ATGCGTGCTCAGCAGACCTCGTGGCGTGTCGGGGCATCCCTGGCCCTCCTGGCCCTCGTCGTGCCGTCGACCGCCGTCCCGCAGTCGACCGCGGTCAGCCGCACCCGCCTGCCCTACGGCCTCACCGTGGTCGTGCGCGAGAACCACGAGTCGCCGGTGGTGGCCTACTCCCTCATGGCGCGGATGGGCACCCGCACGGAGACGCCGGACAACGCGGGCATCTCGAACCTGCTGCAGCAGATGATGGTGCGGGGCACCAGCACGATGACCGGCGAGCAGATCGCAGAGGCGGCCGACCGGATGGGCGGCTCCATCGACGCCTACGGCGAGGCCGACTACTCCGAGATCGCCGCGACCGCCCTGTCGCGCCACTGGCAGGAGATGCTGGCGCTGGTCGGCGACTGCGCCCTGAACCCGACCTTGCCCGAAGGCACGCTCCAGGCGGTTCGCAGCTTCATGGTCCGGCAGATCCGCAACCGGGGCGACAAGCCGTTCGACGTCGCTGCCGATCGGATGCGCCTCGATCTCTTCGGCACCAATCCCTACGCCTGGGATCCCCTCGGTCGCCGGGAGAGCGTGGAGAAGATCGATCGCGACGCGCTCGTCGCCTACTACCGGCACTTCTACGTGCCCGGCCACCTCGTGCTGGCGGTGAGTGGCGACGTCAAGGCCAGCGAGGTGATCGTCGAGGCTCAGCGGATCTTCGGGCTGCTGAAGCCGGTCAAGGCCGACCTGCCGCCGGCCCCCGCGCCGCCCCCGATGGCGGCCTCGCGCGAGGTGTTGACCGTGCCCGGCGCGCAGGCGCAGATCTTCATGGGCACGCTGGCGCCCCCCTTGACCGACCCCGACCACCCGCCGCTGAAGGTGCTCACCGCGCTGCTGGGCGGCGGCATGGCCTCGCGCTTCTTCTCCGAGCTGCGCGATCAGCAGGCGCTGGCCTACAGCACCGCCGCGCTCTACCCCTCGCGCATCGACCGCACCGGCTTCGTGGCCATCCTGGGGACCGCGCCCGACAACGTGCCGAAGGCGGAGGCCGCGCTCGCCGCCCAGCTCGAGCGGGCCCGGAGCCAGCTGGCCACCGAGGAGGAGATCGCGGTGGCGCGCGCCTACGTGCTGGGCAGCCAGGCCATGGACCGCCAGACCAACGCGCGCCAGGCGTGGTATCTGGCCTTCTACGAGACGGCGGGCGTCGGCCACGAGTTCCTCGACCACTACGCGAGCGCGGTGAAGAAGGTCACGCCGGCCGACGTGCAGCGGGTGGCCCGGAAGTACGCGACCACCGTGCGCACGGTGATCGTCAAGCCGAACTAG
- the nrfD gene encoding NrfD/PsrC family molybdoenzyme membrane anchor subunit has translation MSTVAASPRRASLVGFFAAGLREVTRGRVRYHAWMAALTLVMLAGAYAYSIQLREGLAVTGMNDHVSWGLYISCFTFLVGMAAAAVILVMPTYVLHDQDFKSAVLFGEGLAVASLVTAIGFVVVDVGGPERLWHLAPVIGIFNWPRSMLAWDILVLNGYLVLNLAIPFYILYSHYRGREPNPRYYVPAVFLSILWAVSVHLVTAFLYAGLPARPYWNTALLGPRFLATAFAAGPALMILILAVIRRNTAYAVAEETIQKLALIATVAAQVGLVMLVSELFTEFYRTTHHSESAEYLYRGLEGHNDLVPWSWTSVALVLLAAGMLSVHRVRRTPPALYLACAMLFVGVLIEKSIGTIIPGFVPEPWGKIPRYVPTWVELTVCAGLWALGAFVFTVLAKAAIPIELGHRAPPPAPADRTPA, from the coding sequence ATGAGCACGGTCGCCGCGTCGCCCCGCCGCGCCTCCCTCGTCGGCTTCTTCGCCGCCGGCCTCCGCGAGGTCACGCGGGGCCGGGTCCGGTATCACGCCTGGATGGCCGCGCTCACCCTGGTGATGCTCGCCGGGGCCTACGCCTACTCGATTCAGCTGCGCGAGGGGCTCGCGGTCACCGGCATGAACGACCACGTGAGCTGGGGGCTCTACATCTCCTGCTTCACGTTCCTGGTGGGCATGGCCGCGGCGGCGGTGATCCTGGTGATGCCGACCTACGTGCTCCACGATCAGGACTTCAAGAGCGCGGTGCTCTTCGGCGAGGGCCTCGCGGTGGCCTCGCTCGTCACCGCGATCGGCTTCGTGGTGGTGGACGTGGGCGGGCCGGAGCGGCTCTGGCATCTCGCGCCCGTCATCGGCATCTTCAACTGGCCGCGCTCGATGCTGGCGTGGGACATCCTGGTGCTGAACGGCTATCTCGTCCTGAATCTCGCCATCCCGTTCTACATCCTCTACAGCCACTACCGCGGGCGCGAGCCGAACCCGCGGTACTACGTGCCCGCGGTCTTCCTCTCCATCCTGTGGGCGGTGAGCGTGCACCTGGTCACCGCGTTCCTCTATGCGGGGCTTCCCGCGCGGCCGTACTGGAACACCGCCCTGCTCGGCCCACGCTTCCTGGCCACCGCCTTCGCGGCCGGCCCCGCGCTGATGATCCTCATCCTCGCGGTGATCCGGCGGAACACCGCATACGCGGTGGCCGAGGAGACGATCCAGAAGCTGGCCCTGATCGCGACGGTGGCCGCGCAGGTGGGGCTGGTGATGCTGGTGTCCGAGCTGTTCACCGAGTTCTACCGGACCACGCACCACAGCGAGAGCGCCGAGTACCTCTACCGCGGCCTCGAGGGGCACAACGATCTGGTGCCCTGGAGCTGGACCTCGGTCGCGCTGGTGCTGCTGGCCGCCGGGATGCTCAGCGTGCACCGCGTGCGCCGCACGCCGCCCGCGCTCTACCTGGCCTGCGCGATGCTGTTCGTCGGCGTGCTGATCGAGAAGAGCATCGGCACGATCATCCCCGGCTTCGTCCCCGAGCCCTGGGGCAAGATCCCGCGCTACGTCCCGACGTGGGTCGAGCTGACGGTGTGCGCCGGGCTCTGGGCCCTCGGGGCCTTCGTCTTCACGGTGCTGGCCAAGGCCGCCATCCCCATCGAGCTGGGCCATCGGGCGCCGCCGCCCGCGCCCGCGGACAGAACGCCGGCCTAG
- a CDS encoding 4Fe-4S dicluster domain-containing protein encodes MTLKGLLPVIQPGAETRGGGCGCGGGGGRCGGHGDGGLDRVRHLAAETPPPNALDPADDPHLSGFRQLLEREVDRRTALGMMATGLLAGLGLFQTACNPLASAESRERAVLDWQEYFQGNFRLMTDTEKSDTVHRLERLHELRTGQRIEVSATGARPGVLYGYAFNISKCRGYMDCIRGCVKENNQDRRTGIQYIRIHEHKKGQMDFGHAEDDFFHEVPAAGHFYIGTQCFHCQNPPCVDVCPVKATWMEPDGIVVVDYNWCIGCRYCIAACPYDARRFNWSEPVVPADEVNPDQHYLGNRLRKRGVVEKCTFCIQRSREGRNPACVEACPTGARVFGNLLDPDSEIRWVLANKKVFRLKEDLGTEPKFWYYMD; translated from the coding sequence ATGACGCTGAAGGGGTTGCTTCCGGTGATCCAGCCGGGCGCCGAGACGCGGGGCGGCGGGTGTGGCTGCGGCGGTGGCGGCGGCCGTTGCGGCGGCCACGGGGACGGCGGGCTCGACCGCGTCCGCCATCTCGCCGCGGAGACGCCGCCACCGAACGCCCTGGATCCGGCCGACGACCCGCACCTCTCCGGCTTCCGCCAGCTGCTCGAGCGGGAGGTGGACCGCCGCACCGCGCTCGGGATGATGGCGACCGGGTTGCTGGCCGGGCTCGGGCTCTTCCAGACCGCGTGCAACCCGCTCGCCTCCGCGGAGTCCCGCGAGCGGGCGGTGCTGGACTGGCAGGAGTACTTCCAGGGGAACTTCCGCCTCATGACCGACACGGAGAAGTCGGACACGGTGCACCGGCTCGAGCGCCTCCACGAGCTGCGCACCGGCCAGCGCATCGAGGTGAGCGCCACCGGCGCCCGCCCGGGCGTCCTCTACGGCTACGCCTTCAACATCTCGAAGTGCCGCGGCTACATGGACTGCATCCGCGGCTGCGTGAAGGAGAACAACCAGGACCGGCGCACCGGCATCCAGTACATCCGCATCCACGAGCACAAGAAGGGGCAGATGGACTTCGGCCACGCCGAGGATGACTTCTTCCACGAGGTACCCGCGGCCGGTCACTTCTACATCGGCACGCAGTGCTTCCACTGCCAGAATCCGCCCTGCGTGGACGTCTGCCCGGTCAAGGCCACCTGGATGGAGCCCGACGGCATCGTGGTGGTCGACTACAACTGGTGCATCGGCTGCCGCTACTGCATCGCAGCCTGCCCGTACGACGCGCGCCGCTTCAACTGGAGCGAGCCGGTGGTGCCCGCCGACGAGGTGAACCCCGACCAGCACTACCTGGGCAATCGCCTGCGCAAGCGCGGCGTCGTCGAGAAGTGTACTTTCTGTATCCAGCGCTCGCGCGAGGGCCGCAATCCGGCCTGCGTGGAGGCGTGCCCGACCGGGGCGCGCGTGTTCGGCAACCTGCTCGATCCGGACAGCGAGATCCGCTGGGTGCTCGCCAACAAGAAGGTCTTCCGGCTGAAGGAGGACCTCGGGACGGAGCCGAAGTTCTGGTACTACATGGATTGA